In Dyella terrae, one DNA window encodes the following:
- a CDS encoding TonB-dependent receptor — protein sequence MEKFSTPFSRRRLCFAIAMGLAVPLCSHAEVPGENPAAAPDQAQANAKSKTSDTTDLGTVIVTANKREERLQDVPMAVSVLSETTLDRQSANSFADYATQMPGLNTISSGQGWTQLVLRGITSGSHQPNATVGTYIDDAPYGSSTIYAAGSMLTPDIDPNDIEHIEVLRGPQGTLYGSNTLGGLVKFVTTAPDTTQASGRLGFETNSVTSGGDGYNAHATFNVPLVENKLALRVNAYTRTDPGYIDNVNTGEKEVNEAKVRGGRAQLLWTPTEKTSVRFSALAQNLSSDGLANGGIDIDPNTMKPVYGWDKQYRASSTGMFKVKYRLYDLSIKSDFDWATLYSTTSYGTLRMNETLDMTSLFGPLLNGIFGIENGGYAEVQPISLNKVTQEFRLQSPENQPWAWRAGVFFTRESTVDEQHITSFDASTGAPIALPTLGNVSLGPAIFKEYAGYADLTWHATDKLSILVGARYSSDQTTYTQSNDGLLIGNATFTTRSSDHPVTFLLNPSYKFSDDLMAYVRIASGFRPGGANVGVPPGLGAPLTFDPDKLVNYEAGLKALMLDHRMEVELSAFYIDWSKVQLTTTAGGISFLSNGGKAVSQGLEASWRYNAARGLTLWANATYNDAKLAQDNPPGSVYGLDGDPLPYVPKWNANIGADYNFPMGSWSGFFGGNFSYIGRRAAEFNTEPSPRFYLPSYNNINIYAGANVGNWTIKLYAKNLANKRGITSVWPETQSSIASPFNATVQTPRTIGISASVDF from the coding sequence TTGGAAAAGTTCAGTACGCCATTCAGTCGTCGCCGCCTCTGTTTCGCTATCGCGATGGGGCTGGCCGTACCGCTTTGCAGTCACGCCGAGGTGCCGGGAGAAAACCCAGCCGCCGCCCCGGATCAGGCGCAGGCAAACGCAAAGTCCAAGACGTCTGACACGACGGATCTGGGCACCGTCATCGTCACGGCCAACAAGCGCGAGGAGCGCTTGCAGGACGTGCCGATGGCCGTGTCGGTGCTCAGCGAAACCACGCTCGATCGCCAGAGCGCGAACAGCTTCGCCGACTACGCCACCCAGATGCCGGGCCTCAACACCATTTCCTCGGGCCAGGGCTGGACGCAGCTGGTGCTGCGCGGCATCACCTCCGGCAGCCACCAGCCCAACGCCACCGTCGGCACCTACATCGACGACGCGCCTTACGGCTCCAGCACCATTTACGCCGCCGGCAGCATGCTGACGCCCGACATCGATCCCAACGACATCGAGCACATCGAGGTGCTGCGCGGCCCGCAGGGCACGCTGTATGGCTCGAACACGCTGGGCGGCCTTGTTAAGTTCGTAACAACCGCGCCGGATACCACGCAGGCAAGCGGCCGCCTCGGCTTTGAAACCAACTCGGTCACCAGCGGCGGCGACGGCTACAACGCCCATGCCACCTTCAACGTGCCACTGGTCGAAAACAAGCTGGCCCTGCGCGTGAATGCGTACACCCGCACCGACCCGGGCTACATCGACAACGTCAACACCGGCGAGAAGGAAGTCAACGAAGCCAAGGTGCGCGGCGGTCGCGCGCAGTTGCTGTGGACGCCGACGGAAAAGACCTCGGTGCGTTTCTCGGCGCTGGCACAGAACCTCAGCAGCGATGGCCTCGCCAACGGCGGCATCGACATCGATCCGAACACCATGAAGCCAGTCTACGGCTGGGACAAGCAGTACCGCGCCTCCAGCACCGGCATGTTCAAGGTGAAATACCGCCTGTACGACCTGTCGATCAAGTCGGACTTCGACTGGGCCACGCTCTATTCGACGACGAGCTACGGCACGCTGCGGATGAACGAAACGCTGGACATGACCAGCCTGTTCGGTCCGTTGCTCAACGGCATCTTCGGGATCGAAAACGGTGGTTATGCCGAAGTGCAGCCGATCTCGCTCAACAAGGTCACGCAGGAGTTCCGCCTGCAATCGCCGGAAAACCAGCCGTGGGCGTGGCGCGCCGGCGTGTTCTTCACGCGCGAAAGCACGGTCGACGAGCAACACATCACCAGCTTCGACGCCAGCACGGGGGCGCCGATCGCCCTGCCAACGCTGGGCAACGTCTCGCTCGGCCCGGCCATCTTCAAGGAGTATGCCGGCTACGCCGACCTCACCTGGCATGCCACCGACAAGCTCAGCATCCTGGTCGGCGCGCGCTACAGCAGTGACCAGACCACGTACACGCAGTCGAACGACGGCCTGCTCATCGGCAATGCCACTTTCACCACGCGAAGCAGCGACCACCCGGTCACCTTCCTGCTCAACCCCAGCTACAAGTTCAGCGACGACCTGATGGCCTACGTGCGCATCGCCTCCGGCTTCCGCCCGGGCGGCGCCAACGTGGGTGTACCCCCAGGCCTGGGTGCACCGCTGACGTTCGATCCGGACAAGCTGGTGAACTACGAAGCCGGCCTGAAGGCACTCATGCTCGATCACCGCATGGAGGTCGAGCTCAGCGCCTTCTACATCGACTGGTCGAAGGTGCAGCTCACCACCACGGCCGGCGGCATCAGCTTCCTGAGCAACGGCGGCAAGGCCGTCAGCCAGGGCCTGGAAGCAAGCTGGCGCTATAACGCTGCGCGCGGTCTGACCCTGTGGGCTAACGCCACGTACAACGACGCCAAGCTCGCGCAGGACAACCCGCCCGGCAGCGTGTACGGCCTCGACGGCGACCCCCTGCCCTACGTGCCGAAGTGGAACGCGAACATCGGCGCTGACTACAACTTCCCCATGGGCAGTTGGTCAGGTTTCTTCGGCGGCAACTTCAGCTACATCGGCCGTCGCGCCGCGGAGTTCAACACCGAGCCATCGCCACGCTTCTACCTGCCCAGCTACAACAACATCAACATCTACGCCGGTGCCAACGTCGGCAACTGGACGATCAAGCTCTACGCCAAGAACCTGGCCAACAAGCGCGGCATCACGTCGGTGTGGCCGGAAACGCAGAGCTCCATCGCCAGTCCGTTCAACGCCACCGTACAAACGCCTCGCACCATCGGCATATCGGCCAGCGTGGATTTCTGA
- a CDS encoding serine hydrolase, translating into MQRHFRRFAALLLGLGLASGASAQSTEPASSPQLTPADLGAFFDGAMPFALRRSDIAGGVVIVVKNDRVLFAKGYGYADLGERIPVSPDRTLFRPGSTSKLFTWTAVMQLVEQGKLQLDRDVNAYLDFRIPERDGRPITLRDLLTHTPGFEDSARGLMPASTDDVDLERYLKQHIPARIFPAGELVAYSNYGCGLAGYIVQRVSGERFESYIAQHILQPLGMSHATFAQPLPSTLAPLMSKGYLTASDGKPQPFEAVDPAPAGALSATATDMSRFMMAMLQGGQLGDARILTSDTVADMFKEHYVSAPGVPGYGLGFYREDRNGLTIAGHGGDTVLFHSDLHLLPEQGVGIFISFNSAGSPDAGGTRMVRAAIFHDFLDRYFPTQTPRDPPYSGASDSSKVTGFYGMTRRNDSALRLLSLLSQFHVAAEPDGTLTVAPLLSDDAGKPLHWKQIAPLQYRQVNGTDRLVFVPDDHGAIRYFTTDYLPAITVFQRIPASRSMGAVGPWLGLSVVTVLIAVLCWFIAPFVRRHYRTKLDLVPATRISRRWSRMGALFLLATMLGWFALVAAMGANVKLLLHGTAAPWMTFLYVLGCAALLGVIAIVVHAARQWRDRARSRLVRVGDTWLALAAIYLGWFLVVFGLVSFNTHF; encoded by the coding sequence ATGCAACGACACTTTCGGCGCTTCGCGGCGCTGCTGCTGGGCCTTGGCCTGGCGTCGGGCGCCAGCGCGCAGTCGACCGAACCAGCCAGCTCGCCACAGCTGACGCCTGCGGACCTCGGCGCCTTCTTCGACGGGGCCATGCCCTTCGCCTTGCGGCGAAGCGATATCGCCGGCGGTGTCGTGATCGTGGTGAAGAACGACCGGGTGCTGTTCGCCAAGGGCTATGGCTACGCCGACCTTGGCGAGCGCATTCCGGTATCGCCCGACCGCACGCTCTTCCGTCCCGGCTCGACGTCGAAGCTGTTCACGTGGACTGCCGTGATGCAGCTGGTCGAGCAAGGCAAGCTGCAACTGGATCGCGACGTCAACGCGTATCTGGATTTCAGGATTCCGGAGCGTGACGGACGCCCGATCACCTTGCGGGACCTGCTGACCCACACGCCGGGCTTCGAAGACAGCGCACGCGGCCTGATGCCTGCGTCGACCGACGACGTCGACCTGGAGCGCTATCTCAAGCAACACATCCCCGCACGCATTTTCCCGGCGGGCGAACTTGTCGCTTATTCGAACTATGGCTGCGGGCTGGCCGGCTATATCGTGCAGCGCGTCTCGGGCGAGCGCTTCGAGAGCTACATCGCGCAGCACATCCTGCAGCCGCTGGGCATGAGCCATGCGACGTTTGCGCAGCCGCTGCCGTCAACCCTCGCGCCTCTGATGTCAAAGGGCTATCTGACGGCCTCCGATGGGAAGCCTCAACCTTTCGAGGCCGTCGACCCGGCACCCGCCGGCGCCCTGAGCGCCACGGCTACCGACATGTCGCGCTTCATGATGGCGATGCTGCAAGGCGGACAACTCGGTGACGCCCGAATTCTCACATCCGATACGGTTGCTGACATGTTCAAGGAGCACTACGTATCCGCGCCCGGCGTGCCGGGTTACGGGCTGGGCTTCTATCGGGAAGACCGCAACGGACTGACCATCGCCGGGCATGGCGGCGATACGGTGCTGTTCCATAGCGACCTGCACCTGCTGCCCGAACAGGGCGTCGGCATCTTCATATCCTTCAACAGCGCAGGCAGTCCGGACGCTGGCGGCACGCGCATGGTGCGCGCGGCAATCTTCCACGACTTCCTTGATCGCTATTTCCCGACGCAGACGCCACGCGACCCGCCATACAGCGGCGCCTCGGATTCAAGCAAAGTCACCGGCTTCTACGGCATGACCCGTCGCAACGACAGCGCCCTGCGCTTGCTGTCACTGTTGTCCCAGTTTCATGTTGCCGCCGAACCCGATGGCACCCTCACCGTAGCGCCTCTGCTCAGTGACGATGCAGGCAAGCCGCTTCACTGGAAACAGATCGCACCGCTCCAGTATCGACAGGTGAACGGTACGGATCGCCTGGTGTTCGTGCCCGACGACCATGGCGCCATTCGCTACTTCACCACCGATTACTTGCCCGCCATCACGGTTTTCCAACGCATTCCCGCGTCGCGCAGCATGGGCGCTGTCGGCCCGTGGCTGGGTCTCTCGGTCGTCACGGTACTCATCGCCGTACTGTGCTGGTTCATCGCACCATTCGTACGGCGCCACTACCGTACGAAGCTCGATCTCGTCCCCGCGACCCGTATTTCGCGGCGCTGGTCGCGCATGGGCGCGTTGTTCCTCCTCGCCACGATGCTTGGCTGGTTCGCCCTGGTCGCCGCCATGGGCGCGAACGTGAAGCTGCTGCTGCACGGCACCGCTGCGCCCTGGATGACGTTCCTCTACGTGCTCGGCTGCGCGGCCTTGCTTGGCGTCATCGCGATCGTCGTCCATGCAGCGCGCCAGTGGCGTGACCGTGCGCGCAGCCGCCTGGTGCGGGTGGGCGACACATGGCTTGCCCTGGCAGCGATCTATCTCGGCTGGTTCCTCGTGGTCTTCGGGCTGGTCAGCTTCAACACGCACTTTTGA
- a CDS encoding dipeptide epimerase yields MTGRTTLSLSAHIEKLPLKQAFHITGYTFTACDALIVTLREGNLTARGEALGVYYRDDTPPNMLAQVDALREIVQQGVTREQLLSLLPAGGARNALDCALWDLEAQRRGKSVWELAGVSKVASLLTTYTLSADEPTQVAATARGMDGVRALKLKLTNDTLNAERVKAARAACPDAWIMVDANQGFTRESLAALLPTCVEARVNVIEQPFPIGCEDWFDGFECPIPFAADESVQDIGDLAKLAGRVQIINIKLDKCGGLTAGLRLAAEAKRQGFDLMVGNMGGSSWSMGPAFVLGSLCEVVDLDGPMFIRGDRTPGVSYRDGRVWCPDEVWGNPRATTA; encoded by the coding sequence ATGACCGGTCGAACCACCCTGAGCCTGAGCGCCCACATCGAAAAGCTGCCGCTCAAGCAGGCTTTTCACATCACCGGCTACACCTTCACCGCCTGCGATGCGCTCATCGTGACGCTGCGCGAGGGCAACCTCACCGCGCGCGGCGAAGCACTTGGCGTGTACTACCGCGACGACACGCCGCCGAACATGCTGGCGCAGGTGGACGCATTGCGCGAGATCGTCCAGCAGGGCGTCACACGCGAACAGCTGCTGTCCTTGCTTCCTGCCGGCGGCGCACGCAATGCACTGGACTGCGCGCTGTGGGATCTTGAAGCGCAGCGCAGGGGCAAGTCCGTGTGGGAGTTGGCCGGCGTATCCAAAGTGGCGTCGCTGCTCACCACCTACACACTCAGCGCCGATGAACCGACGCAGGTCGCAGCCACTGCACGCGGCATGGACGGTGTCCGTGCCCTCAAGCTCAAACTGACCAATGACACACTCAACGCCGAGCGCGTGAAGGCAGCGCGTGCCGCCTGTCCGGATGCATGGATTATGGTCGATGCCAACCAGGGTTTCACGCGCGAGTCGCTGGCCGCCTTGCTTCCCACTTGCGTCGAGGCGCGGGTGAACGTCATCGAGCAACCCTTCCCCATCGGCTGCGAAGACTGGTTCGACGGTTTCGAGTGCCCCATCCCCTTCGCGGCCGATGAAAGCGTGCAGGACATCGGCGACCTGGCCAAGCTCGCCGGGCGCGTGCAGATCATCAACATCAAGCTCGACAAGTGCGGCGGTCTCACCGCCGGCCTGCGGCTGGCGGCGGAGGCCAAACGCCAGGGCTTTGACCTGATGGTCGGCAACATGGGGGGCTCATCCTGGTCCATGGGGCCGGCGTTTGTGCTGGGCTCGCTTTGCGAGGTGGTCGATCTCGACGGCCCGATGTTCATTCGTGGCGACCGCACGCCCGGCGTGTCCTATCGCGACGGCCGTGTGTGGTGCCCTGACGAAGTGTGGGGCAACCCGCGCGCGACCACGGCATGA
- a CDS encoding peptide MFS transporter, whose amino-acid sequence MSVTRAAQDGMPGNRQFLGHPLGLTVLFLTEMWEMFSFFGMRALLVYYMTMRLDLAQDHASLIYGGYAALVYLTPIPGGFIADRWLGKRRAVLLGASIMALGHFMMAAETLFYPALITIAVGNGFFLPCLASQIEGLYAKHDPRSKGAYNIYYVGVNLGAFLAPLVCGLLGEVYGWHWGFAAAGFGMLISLVIYVAGLRHLPAEVTPAVRETPATTDAVTVRARLGFLLGIAAIVVIFRGAYEQVGNTVALWADVGVDRQVTSGWSIPMAWFQALDPLVVFAATPLLVARWSRLAKRGIDTPSLLKMAFGATVVALSYLLLAGIAGWTGSQGVHAHWGWLVGWFVLMTLGELYILPVGLGLFGHLAPEGWRATCIALWFFAGFFGNLLAGALGTLWSRLSQPIFFAVIGAVALCSAAMLFGAGLRAQRAQR is encoded by the coding sequence ATGAGTGTCACGCGCGCTGCCCAGGACGGGATGCCGGGCAACCGTCAGTTTCTCGGCCATCCGCTGGGACTGACGGTGCTGTTCCTCACCGAGATGTGGGAGATGTTTTCCTTCTTCGGCATGCGCGCGCTGCTGGTCTACTACATGACCATGCGACTGGACCTGGCGCAGGACCACGCCTCACTGATCTATGGCGGCTACGCGGCGCTGGTTTACCTGACGCCGATCCCCGGCGGCTTCATCGCCGACCGCTGGCTGGGCAAGCGCCGCGCCGTGCTGCTTGGCGCCAGCATCATGGCGCTGGGACATTTCATGATGGCGGCGGAGACGTTGTTCTACCCCGCGCTGATCACCATCGCGGTAGGTAACGGCTTCTTCCTCCCCTGCCTGGCCAGCCAGATCGAAGGCCTGTACGCAAAACACGATCCGCGCAGCAAGGGTGCCTACAACATCTACTACGTCGGCGTGAATCTCGGGGCATTTCTGGCGCCGCTGGTATGTGGCTTGCTGGGTGAGGTCTACGGCTGGCACTGGGGATTCGCGGCGGCCGGCTTCGGCATGCTGATCTCGCTGGTGATCTACGTCGCGGGGCTCCGGCATCTGCCAGCGGAAGTGACGCCTGCCGTTCGCGAGACGCCTGCCACTACCGACGCGGTGACGGTGCGTGCACGGCTGGGCTTCCTGCTCGGCATCGCCGCCATCGTGGTGATCTTCCGCGGTGCCTACGAGCAGGTCGGCAACACCGTGGCGTTGTGGGCGGACGTGGGTGTTGACCGGCAGGTCACATCCGGCTGGAGCATCCCCATGGCATGGTTCCAGGCGCTGGACCCACTCGTGGTCTTTGCTGCCACACCCTTGCTGGTAGCGCGCTGGTCACGCCTGGCAAAACGCGGCATCGACACCCCGTCGCTGCTCAAGATGGCATTCGGCGCCACGGTAGTCGCCCTCTCCTACCTCTTGCTCGCCGGCATCGCCGGATGGACCGGTTCGCAAGGCGTCCACGCACACTGGGGCTGGCTGGTGGGCTGGTTCGTGCTGATGACGCTCGGAGAGCTGTATATCCTGCCCGTGGGTCTGGGCTTGTTCGGGCACCTGGCACCCGAGGGCTGGCGGGCCACCTGCATTGCCCTGTGGTTCTTCGCGGGCTTCTTCGGCAACCTGCTGGCCGGCGCGCTCGGCACGCTGTGGAGTCGCCTGTCCCAACCCATCTTCTTCGCCGTCATCGGCGCCGTCGCGTTGTGCTCGGCCGCCATGCTGTTCGGCGCGGGGCTACGCGCCCAACGTGCGCAACGTTAG
- a CDS encoding MurR/RpiR family transcriptional regulator: protein MTKDLQQTLKDRWESFTASDRKIATYLMHNIRDLPLETALSVSKRVGVSSMTVGRFLRTLGYKNLGELKRDFFGDNTWREYYRAPKRPKDADDIDMHLEAETRALAGVHALARSKEWKGVVKLLSTADQVSVASFQHSSFLGLGLAKLLQQVRPRVAFSDSSDAAYVDILVDSTKRSCIVLVDTRRYFKQFRAIAEKVAQRKIPLVLITDTDCYWARELTPHVLMVQASEVWHSYSALSSLFSLLTADVSKENTAVMERLSEINELRQELVGYMGGEHAKRKSAKD from the coding sequence ATGACCAAGGATCTCCAGCAAACACTCAAGGACCGCTGGGAAAGCTTCACCGCCTCCGATCGCAAGATCGCGACGTACCTGATGCACAACATCCGCGACCTGCCGCTGGAAACGGCGCTGTCGGTCAGCAAGCGCGTGGGCGTGAGCTCGATGACCGTCGGTCGGTTCCTGCGTACGCTCGGCTACAAGAACCTCGGTGAACTCAAGCGCGACTTCTTTGGCGACAACACCTGGCGCGAGTATTACCGCGCGCCGAAGCGACCGAAGGATGCCGACGACATCGACATGCATCTGGAAGCGGAGACCCGCGCACTCGCCGGCGTGCACGCACTCGCGCGCAGCAAGGAATGGAAGGGCGTGGTCAAGCTGCTTTCCACCGCCGACCAGGTGTCGGTCGCCAGCTTCCAGCACAGCAGCTTCCTGGGTCTTGGCCTGGCCAAGCTATTGCAGCAGGTGCGCCCACGAGTCGCCTTCAGCGACAGCAGCGACGCCGCGTACGTCGACATCCTCGTCGACTCCACCAAGCGCAGCTGCATCGTGCTCGTGGATACACGCCGCTACTTCAAACAGTTCCGCGCCATCGCCGAAAAGGTCGCGCAGCGCAAGATTCCCCTCGTGCTGATCACCGACACCGATTGCTACTGGGCCCGCGAACTCACCCCGCATGTGCTGATGGTGCAAGCCAGCGAGGTGTGGCACAGCTACAGCGCGCTATCGAGCCTTTTCAGCCTGCTCACCGCCGATGTGAGCAAGGAAAACACGGCCGTGATGGAGCGCCTGAGCGAGATCAACGAACTGCGCCAGGAGCTGGTCGGTTATATGGGCGGCGAACACGCCAAGCGGAAATCCGCGAAAGACTGA
- a CDS encoding autotransporter outer membrane beta-barrel domain-containing protein, translating to MAHSAHLHPSHRSIVVAVSLGLGIASHAQAQSTTPIYPLPVITSNTTWSYEQYYDGSVVPNGLIQGSVTIHPVPPYPAQLGGAGISVFRGASVLIDPTQGTPGLVAVTSDYRAGAPNDALYIANGTVTIAASSAGVLFTGNGQTTHGLYMPKASSGASLLNGANVTFVTNGDQADGLRIYGNNSTVLLKDTSITVNGTNSWGVLSWDQSNITLTNTTITPTATGGGGVYLLNGSHATLNGNSLVNITVDGNYGLYIIAGSTINTNADPSVGGTVTVQTTGATSHAVRIDTSTGVLNRLLATTTQNASHGIWVSGTSTITGSQVEVRTGGTGSYGIRATGSASLALNGGAITTQGANSYGVLSGTGAATVNLTDFNIETHGGSAHGIYGWTGSTTTFAGGSITTDGASAYGVNANEGKVSLLTDAGGVGTTITTSGANAYGARAQGGGTFNATGATIHTSGTHAYGIVFDAPVTVGASPVVGATPGLPALPSTTPEQDTATPPPPPVIDPAVPPPPPPDAIDLSPTTLALGSAADPPVIGAYNMVLHDTTVIADASAAFRVNGGMAIVDLTDATLTGSTAAIYTSSRTPTGGSPIGGTLWMDADHSVLNGRVMTDSLSTATLNLSNNSQWHVTLSSNLTNLSNVDSAIDFPTNAALASAPASSASYRSITVAGSYVGNNGTLSLNTYLADDGSPSDQLILDGGSASGNTRLLIHNTGGPGDETLANGILVISAINNATTTTSAFSLGNTLRAGAYNYALFRGAVDGSSANSWYLRSDFVVPPPEPEPPGPPAPPAPPAPEPPGPPAPLPPDPPPEPLPPGTYPIIGPELATYGVVQPSARNMGLITLGTLHERIGDTLTAANTEGSPEGWATSAWVRGFGQDINNRYRSYVDPRTDGRIAGGQLGVDVWQGSLAEGHRDAFGIYLAYANTHANVRGLVTNEELTDYVQTQTGRINLDAVSGGGYWTHYGPSGWYLDGIVQGTRYNGTARSNNASIVTRGDGVVASLEGGYPIRLSWGPNFILEPQAQAIWQHVWFRTVADAFSTVSLGSSSGVTGRIGLRGQWTFVRDNGQVWQPYVRANVWRGTGGGSTVTYAGVDQVPLIMRTDWADVAMGLTTRFTPAVSLYAQLGYQFGIGSSNEQREGMSGDIGLRFRW from the coding sequence GTGGCTCACTCCGCTCATCTGCATCCCAGTCACCGGTCTATCGTTGTTGCGGTATCTCTGGGGTTGGGCATCGCCAGCCATGCCCAGGCACAGTCAACAACACCGATCTACCCTCTGCCCGTCATCACCTCCAACACGACGTGGAGCTACGAGCAGTATTACGACGGCAGCGTGGTACCCAACGGCCTCATTCAGGGCTCGGTGACCATTCACCCCGTTCCACCGTATCCGGCGCAACTGGGCGGCGCGGGCATCTCCGTGTTCCGTGGCGCGTCGGTGCTGATCGATCCGACCCAGGGCACGCCCGGCCTCGTCGCCGTCACCTCCGACTATCGCGCTGGCGCGCCGAACGATGCGCTCTACATCGCCAACGGCACGGTCACTATCGCCGCAAGCAGCGCGGGCGTCCTTTTCACCGGCAATGGGCAGACAACGCATGGCCTGTACATGCCCAAGGCGAGCAGCGGTGCGTCGTTGCTCAATGGCGCCAACGTCACCTTCGTCACCAACGGCGATCAGGCGGATGGGCTGCGAATCTATGGCAACAACTCGACGGTCCTGCTCAAGGACACGAGCATCACCGTCAATGGCACCAACAGCTGGGGCGTGCTTTCCTGGGACCAGAGCAACATCACGTTGACCAACACCACGATCACGCCCACGGCGACCGGCGGCGGCGGCGTCTATCTCCTCAACGGCTCGCATGCCACGCTCAATGGCAATTCACTGGTCAACATAACAGTGGACGGGAACTATGGCCTGTACATCATCGCCGGAAGCACCATCAACACCAATGCGGACCCGTCCGTCGGCGGCACGGTGACAGTGCAGACCACGGGGGCGACGAGCCATGCCGTGCGCATCGATACGTCAACCGGCGTTCTCAACCGGCTGCTCGCCACGACGACACAAAACGCCTCCCACGGCATTTGGGTGTCGGGCACGTCGACGATCACCGGCTCCCAGGTGGAAGTTCGCACCGGCGGTACCGGCTCCTATGGCATCCGGGCCACCGGAAGTGCATCGCTTGCGCTCAACGGAGGCGCCATCACCACGCAGGGAGCCAACTCCTACGGCGTGCTGTCCGGTACGGGTGCCGCCACCGTCAATCTCACCGACTTCAACATCGAGACGCATGGAGGCAGCGCGCACGGCATCTACGGCTGGACGGGCAGTACGACCACGTTCGCCGGTGGAAGCATCACCACCGATGGCGCCAGCGCTTACGGCGTGAACGCCAATGAAGGCAAGGTCAGCTTGCTCACCGATGCAGGCGGCGTCGGTACGACCATCACCACGTCAGGCGCCAACGCCTATGGCGCTCGCGCCCAGGGCGGCGGGACATTCAATGCCACCGGCGCAACGATCCACACCTCCGGCACCCATGCCTACGGCATCGTTTTCGATGCGCCTGTCACGGTGGGTGCGAGTCCGGTGGTGGGTGCGACACCCGGTTTGCCGGCACTGCCCTCAACGACGCCCGAGCAGGATACCGCCACACCGCCGCCGCCACCGGTGATCGATCCTGCCGTGCCTCCTCCGCCACCGCCCGACGCCATCGATCTGAGCCCGACCACATTGGCGCTGGGCTCTGCCGCCGACCCGCCGGTGATCGGTGCATACAACATGGTGTTGCACGACACGACGGTTATCGCCGACGCCAGCGCCGCGTTTCGCGTCAACGGTGGCATGGCCATCGTCGATCTGACCGACGCCACGCTCACCGGATCGACCGCGGCAATCTACACATCGTCACGCACCCCGACAGGCGGCTCGCCCATCGGCGGCACGTTGTGGATGGACGCCGATCACTCGGTATTGAATGGCCGGGTGATGACCGACTCGCTCAGCACCGCGACGCTCAACCTGAGCAACAACAGCCAGTGGCACGTGACGCTCAGCTCCAACCTCACTAACTTGTCGAATGTCGACAGCGCCATCGATTTCCCGACGAATGCGGCGCTGGCGTCGGCGCCGGCAAGCAGCGCCTCGTATCGCAGCATTACCGTCGCCGGAAGCTACGTCGGCAACAACGGCACGCTGTCGCTCAATACGTACCTGGCCGACGACGGCTCGCCGTCGGACCAGCTGATCCTCGATGGCGGCTCCGCCTCCGGCAACACCAGGCTACTCATTCACAACACCGGCGGCCCCGGCGATGAGACGCTGGCGAACGGCATCCTTGTCATCAGCGCGATCAACAACGCGACCACCACGACGAGCGCGTTCTCTCTCGGCAACACCCTCCGCGCGGGCGCCTACAACTACGCCTTGTTCCGCGGCGCCGTCGACGGCAGCAGCGCCAACAGCTGGTACCTGCGCTCGGACTTCGTCGTACCGCCACCCGAGCCCGAACCACCGGGCCCGCCGGCGCCACCCGCCCCACCGGCCCCCGAACCACCGGGCCCACCGGCGCCTCTCCCGCCCGATCCCCCACCGGAGCCTTTGCCTCCGGGCACTTACCCCATCATCGGGCCCGAGCTGGCGACGTACGGTGTCGTGCAGCCCAGTGCACGGAACATGGGGCTTATCACGCTCGGTACCTTGCACGAGCGCATCGGCGACACACTGACGGCCGCCAACACCGAAGGCAGCCCCGAAGGCTGGGCCACCTCGGCATGGGTGCGCGGGTTCGGACAGGACATCAACAACCGTTATCGCAGTTATGTCGACCCTCGCACCGATGGCCGGATCGCCGGTGGCCAGCTAGGCGTCGACGTCTGGCAAGGCAGTCTGGCCGAGGGTCACCGCGACGCCTTCGGCATTTATCTTGCCTACGCCAACACACACGCCAATGTTCGCGGACTGGTCACCAACGAGGAACTGACCGATTACGTGCAAACGCAAACCGGCCGCATCAATCTCGATGCGGTGTCAGGCGGTGGCTATTGGACGCACTACGGGCCCAGCGGCTGGTATCTCGACGGCATTGTCCAGGGCACCCGCTACAACGGCACCGCGCGAAGCAACAACGCATCCATCGTCACGCGCGGCGATGGCGTTGTCGCATCACTCGAAGGCGGATATCCCATCCGCCTGAGCTGGGGACCGAACTTCATCCTTGAGCCGCAAGCGCAGGCGATCTGGCAGCACGTCTGGTTCCGTACCGTGGCCGATGCATTCAGCACGGTATCGCTCGGATCGAGCTCAGGCGTCACCGGGCGCATTGGCCTGCGCGGTCAATGGACCTTCGTGCGCGACAATGGGCAGGTGTGGCAACCCTATGTGCGTGCGAATGTCTGGCGTGGCACGGGCGGCGGATCGACGGTGACGTACGCAGGCGTCGACCAGGTGCCATTGATCATGCGCACCGACTGG